One genomic window of Polaromonas sp. SP1 includes the following:
- a CDS encoding YdcF family protein has translation MELGALKPILTSLAMPPVSLLALALLGLVLAWRNHKKTGLTLATTAVLLLALFSSYGASAWLAHNLLPQFAPLDVASLKARRVQAIVILGGDVLPEAPEYGSSQPNGATAARLRYGAWLARQSGLPLAFSGGVSWAANSAERVSEAEVAARVIQQDYGMTLRWNEAESRDTAGNARLLAPLLQQSGVQRIALVTHAWHMPRAAAAFEQAGLAVTPAPMGYVLPASGFLAWLPSAGGLQTSSLVLKECLALALRRFMVV, from the coding sequence ATGGAGCTTGGCGCACTCAAACCGATCTTGACCAGCCTGGCCATGCCGCCGGTTTCTCTGCTGGCGCTGGCCTTGCTGGGGCTGGTACTGGCCTGGCGCAACCACAAAAAAACCGGGCTGACGCTGGCCACCACCGCCGTGCTGCTGCTGGCGCTGTTCAGCAGCTACGGCGCATCAGCCTGGCTGGCGCACAACCTTCTGCCCCAGTTTGCCCCCCTCGACGTTGCCAGCCTCAAGGCGCGCCGGGTGCAGGCCATCGTTATCCTCGGCGGCGATGTGCTGCCCGAGGCGCCCGAGTACGGCAGCAGCCAACCCAATGGCGCCACCGCCGCGCGGCTGCGCTACGGCGCCTGGCTGGCGCGGCAGTCGGGCCTGCCGCTGGCCTTCAGCGGCGGGGTGAGCTGGGCGGCCAACAGCGCAGAAAGGGTGTCGGAGGCCGAGGTGGCCGCCCGCGTGATACAGCAGGACTACGGCATGACGCTGCGCTGGAACGAAGCCGAGTCGCGCGACACCGCCGGCAATGCGCGCCTGCTGGCGCCGCTGCTGCAACAAAGCGGCGTTCAGCGTATCGCGCTGGTGACCCACGCCTGGCACATGCCGCGCGCGGCCGCCGCCTTTGAGCAAGCCGGCCTCGCCGTGACGCCCGCACCCATGGGCTATGTGCTGCCGGCCTCCGGCTTTCTGGCCTGGCTGCCTTCCGCCGGCGGTCTGCAGACCTCGAGCCTGGTGCTGAAGGAATGTCTGGCGCTGGCGCTCCGCCGGTTCATGGTGGTTTGA
- a CDS encoding TetR/AcrR family transcriptional regulator, with the protein MSLSKLFCDKTSGVAAKRERRKEARPGELLDAALDLFVEKGFAATRAEEVAARAGVSKGTLFLYFQSKEELFKAVVRENISGRFTEWRAELDVFEGSTPELLAYCMHSWWERVGLTRASGLTKLMMSEAKNFPDIAAFYQQEVIMPGHGLIRDILQRGVDRGEFGPMDLDYAVYLVVAPMIFLILSRHTAGICISSDTTLDPKKYIDFQVQTILGGISAPAATAPATRKAAA; encoded by the coding sequence ATGTCACTTTCCAAACTCTTTTGCGACAAAACCTCCGGCGTCGCCGCCAAGCGCGAACGGCGCAAGGAAGCACGACCCGGCGAGCTGCTGGACGCCGCGCTCGACCTGTTCGTCGAAAAAGGCTTTGCCGCCACCCGGGCTGAAGAAGTCGCCGCCCGCGCCGGCGTCTCCAAAGGAACGCTTTTTCTCTACTTCCAGAGCAAGGAAGAGCTGTTCAAGGCCGTCGTGCGTGAAAACATCTCCGGCCGCTTCACCGAATGGCGCGCAGAGCTCGACGTCTTCGAAGGCAGCACCCCCGAATTGCTGGCCTACTGCATGCACAGCTGGTGGGAGCGGGTGGGCCTGACGCGCGCCTCGGGCCTGACCAAGCTGATGATGAGCGAGGCCAAGAACTTCCCCGACATCGCCGCCTTCTACCAACAGGAAGTCATCATGCCCGGCCACGGCCTGATTCGCGACATCCTGCAGCGCGGCGTGGACCGCGGCGAGTTCGGCCCCATGGACCTGGACTACGCCGTCTACCTTGTGGTCGCGCCCATGATCTTCCTGATCCTGTCGCGGCACACCGCCGGCATTTGTATCAGCAGCGACACCACTCTGGACCCGAAAAAGTACATCGACTTCCAGGTGCAAACCATCCTGGGCGGCATTTCCGCCCCGGCGGCCACAGCCCCTGCAACCCGGAAAGCCGCCGCATGA
- a CDS encoding efflux RND transporter periplasmic adaptor subunit, protein MKRWVKWAVALVIVLLIAGGVLRALSARKAQQQALAASSAAPDMGLVELAATDVVKAQVREVVQGLPVSGSLKAVNSALIKARVAGELQGLTVREGDVVKAGQVIARIDAAEYQSRVRQAREQAESAKAQVDVVQRQYDNNKALVDQGFISKTALDTSLANLNAAQSTYKAALAATDVAAKSVDDTILKAPISGQVSQRLAQPGERVGIDTKIVEIVDLSRLELEATLSASDSMDVRVGQSASLKIEGSRKQVNAVVARINPSAQAGSRSVLAYLTIDNPGVSGTTGEGSAPPLRQGLFAQGTLGTAQASLLSVPVSAVRTDKPTPYLQAVENGVVVHKSVELGARGNAGGDEVVAVKGLADGALVVRGEIGALREGTKVRFTQQAPAAAAPGPAASAAAKPAP, encoded by the coding sequence ATGAAGCGCTGGGTCAAGTGGGCGGTCGCCCTTGTCATCGTGCTGCTCATCGCGGGCGGTGTGCTGCGGGCGCTGTCCGCACGCAAGGCCCAGCAGCAGGCGCTGGCCGCCAGCAGCGCCGCGCCCGACATGGGCCTGGTCGAGCTGGCCGCCACCGACGTCGTCAAGGCCCAGGTGCGTGAGGTCGTCCAGGGCCTGCCGGTGTCGGGCTCGCTCAAGGCAGTCAACTCCGCCCTTATCAAGGCCCGTGTGGCCGGCGAACTGCAGGGGCTCACCGTGCGCGAAGGCGACGTGGTCAAGGCCGGCCAGGTGATCGCGCGCATCGATGCGGCCGAATACCAGTCGCGCGTGCGCCAGGCCAGGGAGCAGGCCGAGTCCGCCAAGGCGCAGGTCGACGTGGTGCAGCGCCAGTACGACAACAACAAGGCGCTGGTCGACCAGGGCTTTATTTCCAAAACCGCGCTGGACACGTCGCTGGCCAACCTCAACGCCGCGCAGTCCACCTACAAAGCCGCGCTGGCCGCCACCGATGTTGCCGCCAAGTCGGTGGACGACACCATCCTGAAAGCCCCGATCTCCGGCCAGGTGTCGCAGCGCCTGGCGCAGCCGGGCGAGCGCGTTGGCATAGACACCAAGATTGTGGAAATCGTCGACCTCAGCCGGCTGGAACTGGAAGCCACCCTGAGCGCCAGCGACTCCATGGACGTGCGCGTCGGCCAAAGCGCCAGCCTGAAAATTGAAGGCAGCCGCAAGCAGGTGAACGCCGTCGTGGCGCGCATCAACCCCAGCGCGCAGGCCGGCAGCCGCAGCGTGCTGGCTTACCTCACGATCGACAACCCGGGTGTTAGCGGAACGACGGGCGAAGGCAGCGCCCCACCCTTGCGCCAGGGCTTGTTCGCCCAAGGCACGCTGGGCACAGCGCAGGCTTCGCTGCTGTCGGTGCCCGTCAGCGCCGTGCGCACCGACAAACCCACGCCCTACCTGCAGGCCGTTGAAAACGGTGTGGTGGTGCACAAGTCTGTCGAGCTGGGCGCGCGCGGCAACGCCGGCGGAGATGAAGTCGTCGCGGTGAAGGGGCTGGCCGACGGCGCCCTGGTGGTGCGCGGCGAAATCGGCGCGCTGCGCGAGGGCACCAAGGTGCGGTTCACGCAGCAGGCGCCTGCTGCCGCTGCCCCCGGCCCCGCAGCCAGCGCGGCCGCCAAACCCGCACCCTGA
- a CDS encoding efflux RND transporter permease subunit: protein MWFTQVSLRNPVFATMVMLAIVVLGLFSYQRMQVDQFPNIDFPVVVITAEYPGASPEIVESEVTKKIEEGVNSIAGINALTSRSYEGQSVVIMEFQLYIDGRRAAEDVREKIAAIRPSFRDEVKEPRVLRFDPASRAIWSVAVLPDSSKGGNALTAVELTNWADQVLKKRLENVRGAGSVTLVGGTKREINVYLNPQAMESLGITADQVVNAVRNENQDLPVGAIRSLQQERVVKIDARMKRPEDFGKIIVARKGAAPITVDQVARIADGAQEIDSLALYNGQRTLLLSVQKAQDENTIAVVDGLNQAIKDIQPQLPPGARLELITDGSRPIRVAVENVRRTLIEGALLTVLIVFLFLNSWRSTVITGLTLPISIIGTFLFMNLFGFTINMITLMALSLCVGLLIDDAIVVRENIVRHVQMGKAPYQASLDGTQEIGLAVLATTFSIVAVFLPIGFMGGIIGKFFHEFGVTIVAAVLISMFVSFTLDPMLSSIWHDPAIEDHGKRGAPVTFYDKTIGRVTGWFDHATDSLSDSYQGILRWSLGHKLATLALAVVIFVTSLFMVPLLGTEFVPKADFSETSLNFYTPVGSSLETTEAKARQVEAIIREFPEVKYTLATLNTGNAQGKMYASIYVRMVDRKARTRSVDEMSGVLRERLKQVPGITVTHVGLLDAVGGNKQVEFSLQGPDLKELERLTRSINDKIRGIPGLVDLDSSVKADKPVIEVDVRRDAASDLGLSVSQIAASLRTLVAGQTVGNWRAPDDQTYDVNVRLAPGARNAPQDLERLPFVSSTMGSNADGSARIVRLNQVATVKESTGPNQINRRDMAREVAINANVYNRSAGEVSNDIKAALQDFNFPPGYRYQFSGSTKNMAESFGYAVSALVMAILFIYMILASQFKSFLQPLALMTSLPLTLIGVVLALLLFRSTLSMFSIIGVVMLMGLVTKNAILLVDFAIRMRADQVDVDGNRVPGMARGEALLYAAKVRLRPILMTTLAMIFGMVPLAFALTEGSEQRAPMGQAVIGGVITSSLLTLVVVPVTYCYMDDLAQWFKRKFGPKTGAGAHPAPVMDGR, encoded by the coding sequence ATGTGGTTCACGCAGGTCAGCCTCAGGAATCCCGTGTTCGCCACCATGGTCATGCTGGCCATCGTGGTGCTGGGCCTGTTCTCTTACCAGCGCATGCAGGTCGACCAGTTTCCCAACATCGACTTCCCGGTGGTGGTCATCACCGCCGAATACCCGGGCGCCTCGCCCGAGATCGTTGAAAGCGAAGTCACCAAGAAAATTGAAGAAGGCGTCAACTCGATTGCCGGCATCAACGCGCTGACCTCGCGCAGCTACGAAGGCCAGTCCGTCGTCATCATGGAGTTCCAGCTCTATATCGACGGGCGCCGCGCCGCGGAAGACGTGCGCGAAAAAATCGCCGCCATCCGGCCCAGCTTTCGCGATGAGGTGAAAGAACCGCGCGTGCTGCGCTTTGACCCGGCCAGCCGCGCCATCTGGTCCGTTGCCGTGTTGCCGGATTCCAGCAAAGGCGGCAACGCACTGACAGCCGTCGAGCTGACCAACTGGGCCGACCAGGTGCTGAAAAAGCGCCTGGAAAACGTGCGCGGCGCCGGCTCCGTCACGCTGGTGGGCGGCACCAAACGCGAGATCAATGTCTACCTGAACCCGCAGGCCATGGAGTCGCTGGGCATCACGGCCGACCAGGTGGTCAACGCGGTGCGCAATGAAAACCAGGACCTGCCGGTAGGGGCCATCCGCTCGCTGCAGCAGGAGCGTGTCGTCAAGATCGACGCGCGCATGAAGCGGCCCGAAGACTTCGGCAAGATCATCGTGGCGCGCAAGGGCGCGGCGCCCATCACCGTGGACCAGGTCGCACGCATCGCGGACGGCGCGCAGGAAATCGACAGCCTGGCGCTTTACAACGGCCAGCGCACGCTGCTGCTGTCGGTGCAAAAAGCGCAAGACGAAAACACCATTGCCGTGGTTGACGGCCTCAACCAGGCCATCAAGGACATCCAGCCGCAGCTGCCGCCCGGCGCCCGGCTGGAGCTCATCACCGACGGCTCACGGCCCATCCGCGTGGCGGTCGAGAACGTGCGCCGCACGCTGATTGAAGGCGCGCTGCTGACGGTGCTGATCGTCTTCCTGTTCCTCAATTCCTGGCGCTCCACCGTCATCACCGGGCTGACGCTGCCGATCTCCATCATCGGCACCTTCCTGTTCATGAACCTCTTCGGCTTCACCATCAACATGATCACGCTGATGGCGCTGTCGCTGTGCGTGGGCCTGCTGATCGACGACGCCATCGTGGTGCGCGAGAACATCGTGCGCCATGTGCAGATGGGCAAAGCGCCCTACCAGGCCTCGCTGGACGGCACGCAGGAAATCGGCCTGGCGGTTCTGGCCACCACCTTTTCCATCGTGGCGGTGTTCCTGCCCATCGGCTTCATGGGCGGCATCATCGGCAAGTTCTTCCACGAGTTCGGCGTGACCATCGTGGCCGCCGTGCTGATCTCGATGTTTGTCAGCTTCACGCTGGACCCGATGCTCTCCAGCATCTGGCACGACCCGGCGATTGAAGACCATGGCAAGCGCGGCGCGCCCGTCACCTTCTACGACAAAACCATAGGCCGCGTCACCGGCTGGTTTGACCACGCCACCGATTCGCTGAGCGACAGCTACCAGGGCATCCTGCGCTGGTCGCTGGGCCACAAGCTGGCCACGCTGGCATTGGCGGTCGTCATCTTTGTCACCAGCCTCTTCATGGTGCCGCTGCTGGGCACCGAGTTTGTGCCCAAGGCCGACTTCTCCGAAACCTCGCTGAACTTCTACACGCCCGTAGGTTCCTCGCTCGAAACCACAGAGGCCAAGGCCCGCCAGGTCGAGGCGATCATCCGCGAATTCCCGGAAGTGAAGTACACGCTGGCCACCCTCAACACCGGCAACGCCCAGGGCAAGATGTACGCCAGCATCTACGTGCGCATGGTGGACCGCAAGGCGCGCACGCGCAGCGTCGACGAGATGTCGGGCGTGCTGCGCGAACGCCTCAAGCAGGTGCCGGGCATCACGGTGACGCACGTCGGCCTGCTCGATGCCGTGGGCGGCAACAAACAGGTGGAGTTCTCGCTGCAGGGGCCGGACCTGAAAGAGCTGGAGCGCCTCACCCGCTCCATCAACGACAAAATCCGCGGCATTCCCGGCCTGGTGGACCTGGACTCCAGCGTCAAGGCCGACAAGCCGGTGATTGAAGTCGATGTGCGGCGCGACGCGGCGTCCGACCTGGGCCTGTCGGTCTCGCAGATCGCCGCATCGCTGCGCACCCTGGTGGCGGGGCAGACGGTGGGCAACTGGCGCGCCCCTGACGACCAGACCTATGACGTGAACGTGCGCCTGGCGCCCGGCGCACGCAACGCGCCGCAAGACCTTGAACGCCTGCCCTTTGTGAGCAGCACCATGGGCAGCAACGCCGACGGCTCGGCGCGCATCGTGCGGCTCAACCAGGTGGCCACGGTGAAAGAGTCGACCGGGCCCAACCAGATCAACCGGCGCGACATGGCGCGTGAAGTCGCCATCAACGCCAACGTCTACAACCGTTCGGCCGGCGAGGTCTCCAACGACATCAAGGCCGCGCTGCAGGACTTCAACTTCCCGCCGGGCTACCGCTACCAGTTCAGCGGCTCCACCAAAAACATGGCCGAGTCCTTCGGCTACGCCGTGTCGGCGCTGGTGATGGCGATTTTGTTCATTTACATGATCCTGGCCAGCCAGTTCAAGAGCTTTTTGCAGCCCCTGGCGCTGATGACCTCGCTGCCGCTGACGCTCATCGGCGTGGTGCTGGCGCTGCTGCTGTTCCGCTCCACGCTGTCGATGTTCTCCATCATCGGCGTGGTGATGCTGATGGGCCTGGTCACCAAAAACGCCATCCTGCTGGTCGATTTCGCCATCCGCATGCGCGCCGACCAGGTCGATGTCGACGGCAACCGCGTGCCGGGCATGGCGCGCGGCGAAGCCCTGCTGTATGCCGCCAAAGTCCGGCTGCGCCCCATCCTGATGACCACGCTGGCGATGATTTTCGGCATGGTGCCGCTGGCTTTTGCCCTGACGGAGGGATCCGAGCAGCGCGCCCCCATGGGCCAGGCTGTGATCGGCGGCGTCATCACCTCGTCGCTGCTGACGCTGGTGGTGGTGCCCGTGACCTATTGCTACATGGACGACCTGGCCCAGTGGTTCAAGCGCAAATTCGGGCCCAAAACAGGGGCTGGCGCCCACCCCGCGCCGGTCATGGACGGTCGCTAA
- a CDS encoding protein-L-isoaspartate O-methyltransferase, translating into MNYEQARFNMIEQQIRPWEVLDNQVLSLLAVVKREDFVPPAHKALAFVDMEVPLGAGPGQCMLAPKVEARILQELAVQKHEKVLEIGAGSGYMAALLAHRAQQIITLEIDPSLAQTARDNLQKAGLYNAEVRTGDGAANLAKAVSANDPLQGPFDVIVLSGSVAEVPASLLAMLKVGGRLSAIVGFEPVMRATLITRVAEDAWRTTQAWDTVAPRLLNFPEPSAFSF; encoded by the coding sequence ATGAACTACGAACAAGCCCGTTTCAACATGATTGAGCAGCAAATCCGCCCCTGGGAAGTGCTGGACAACCAGGTCCTTTCCCTGCTCGCCGTGGTCAAGCGCGAAGATTTCGTGCCGCCGGCCCACAAGGCGCTGGCCTTTGTCGACATGGAAGTCCCGCTGGGCGCCGGCCCGGGCCAGTGCATGCTGGCGCCCAAGGTCGAAGCCCGCATCCTGCAGGAGCTGGCCGTGCAAAAGCACGAAAAGGTGCTCGAAATCGGCGCCGGCTCCGGCTACATGGCCGCGCTGCTGGCGCACCGCGCGCAACAGATCATCACGCTGGAGATCGACCCCTCGCTGGCGCAGACCGCACGCGACAACCTGCAAAAAGCCGGCCTCTACAACGCCGAAGTGCGCACCGGCGACGGCGCGGCCAACCTGGCCAAGGCGGTGTCCGCCAACGACCCGCTGCAAGGCCCCTTCGATGTGATCGTGCTGAGCGGCTCGGTGGCCGAAGTACCGGCCTCGCTGCTGGCGATGCTGAAGGTCGGCGGCCGCCTGAGCGCCATCGTGGGTTTTGAGCCGGTGATGCGCGCCACCCTGATCACCCGCGTGGCCGAAGACGCCTGGCGCACCACCCAGGCCTGGGACACCGTCGCCCCGCGCCTTTTGAATTTCCCAGAGCCTTCGGCCTTCAGCTTTTAA
- a CDS encoding rhodanese-like domain-containing protein codes for MIAQLSPIDFAAWRDNAGAGADALPVVLDVREPWELQTASVKEDGFKLVHIPMREIPARLAELQEASAGQPIACLCHHGMRSLQVANYLIQSGEFPEVVNLHGGIDAWSQQVDRSVPLY; via the coding sequence ATGATTGCCCAACTCAGCCCCATCGACTTCGCGGCCTGGCGCGACAACGCCGGCGCCGGCGCGGATGCCCTGCCCGTCGTGCTGGATGTGCGCGAGCCCTGGGAGCTGCAGACCGCCTCGGTGAAAGAAGACGGCTTCAAGCTGGTCCATATCCCGATGCGCGAGATCCCCGCACGCCTGGCCGAGCTGCAAGAGGCCAGCGCCGGCCAGCCCATCGCCTGCCTGTGCCACCACGGCATGCGCAGCCTGCAGGTGGCCAACTATTTGATCCAGAGCGGCGAGTTCCCGGAAGTCGTCAACCTGCACGGCGGCATTGACGCCTGGTCGCAGCAGGTCGACCGCTCGGTGCCGCTTTACTGA
- a CDS encoding TolC family outer membrane protein has protein sequence MTTPKKLPARPVMLPLSIAIAMVLAAAAPLAGAQSLVDLYESARAYDAAYQSAKLQYDANLAKADQAKAGILPTAGISAGVTRTGFENTAPVTDRSFNTQNAALNLSQPLYRPGNWATYQQAAKQVDQSKAQLEAANQDLIVRTSQAYFDVLAAQDTLAFVRAQKAAVAEQLASAKRNFEVGTSTITDTREAQARYDLVIAQEIAAENDLRVKKLALDTLVGRTEAQPRPLLVPVNLPAIEPADVSTWVEQSELVHPNVRLAQSGLEIAELEVKKAEAGHKPTVDVQAAYNVTRNPSGTATTIPPFAFRTNTTTVGVVLNVPLFAGFATQNRVRETLSLRDKAQSDLEGARRTVAQATRTAYFGVQSGQGQVKALEAAELSSQSALDANKLGYQVGVRINIDVLNSQSQLFQTKRDLAKARYDVLLGDLKLRQANGTLTPEDLQKINALLAK, from the coding sequence ATGACCACGCCCAAGAAACTGCCGGCCCGCCCGGTGATGTTGCCTCTGTCGATTGCGATCGCCATGGTGCTGGCAGCCGCTGCGCCCCTGGCAGGCGCGCAGAGTCTTGTCGACCTGTACGAGTCGGCACGCGCCTACGATGCGGCCTACCAGTCGGCCAAGCTGCAGTACGACGCCAACCTGGCCAAGGCCGACCAGGCCAAGGCCGGCATTTTGCCCACGGCGGGCATTTCGGCGGGCGTGACGCGCACGGGTTTTGAAAACACCGCACCCGTGACCGACCGCAGCTTCAACACGCAAAACGCCGCGCTGAATCTCTCGCAGCCGCTGTACCGCCCGGGCAACTGGGCCACTTATCAGCAGGCCGCCAAGCAGGTCGATCAGTCCAAGGCGCAGCTGGAGGCCGCCAATCAGGATTTGATCGTGCGCACCAGCCAGGCCTACTTCGACGTGCTGGCCGCGCAGGACACCCTGGCTTTTGTGCGCGCACAAAAAGCCGCGGTGGCCGAGCAACTGGCCTCCGCCAAACGCAACTTTGAAGTGGGCACCTCCACCATCACGGACACACGCGAAGCACAGGCCCGCTACGACCTGGTGATCGCCCAGGAAATCGCCGCCGAGAACGACCTGCGCGTCAAGAAGCTCGCCCTGGACACGCTGGTCGGCAGGACCGAAGCGCAACCCAGGCCGCTGCTGGTGCCGGTCAACCTGCCGGCCATAGAGCCCGCCGACGTGAGCACCTGGGTGGAGCAGTCAGAGCTGGTGCACCCCAACGTGCGCCTGGCGCAAAGCGGGCTGGAGATCGCGGAGCTGGAAGTCAAAAAAGCCGAAGCCGGCCACAAACCCACCGTGGACGTGCAGGCCGCTTACAACGTGACACGCAACCCGTCCGGCACCGCCACCACCATTCCGCCCTTTGCCTTTCGCACCAACACCACCACCGTCGGTGTGGTACTCAACGTGCCGCTGTTTGCCGGCTTTGCCACGCAAAACCGCGTGCGCGAAACGCTCTCGCTGCGCGACAAGGCCCAGAGCGACCTCGAAGGCGCACGGCGCACCGTGGCCCAGGCCACCCGCACCGCCTACTTCGGCGTGCAGTCGGGCCAGGGGCAGGTCAAGGCGCTGGAAGCCGCAGAACTTTCCAGCCAGAGCGCGCTGGACGCCAACAAGCTGGGCTACCAGGTCGGCGTGCGCATCAACATCGACGTGCTGAACTCGCAAAGCCAGCTGTTCCAGACCAAGCGCGACCTGGCCAAGGCACGCTACGACGTGCTGCTGGGCGACCTCAAGCTGCGCCAGGCCAACGGCACGCTGACGCCGGAAGACCTGCAGAAAATCAACGCGCTGCTGGCAAAGTAA
- a CDS encoding cupin-like domain-containing protein: MLMPTDNPLPLPIEAERVTDAPRNVPTGPSFQVIEETTWEKLEASGRQLPFERPVLVKGGVKHWPAFSKWSFEHLANVCESKGSEAPVKFTDGLVEQGVTKGRPFLPVAPYLRELSKQSLATPDPAAGLLPKARLEQLRQQPGERFHLNWAHMQSFKPTTLYLAQWDILETFPDLRKDLMIKSLWPGQRLTWEYVFMGPANTVTGLHNDFPHNWFCQLKGTKEFILFPPDQRQHMCPAKKYDWGATLSDINVSRLPEQAKELASFEKANGIYARVEAGDALFVPRRTWHSVVSVEPSISLGMFGLTPYEVATGGAWATLRDWAHHLRLYAWNNCTCHQKK, translated from the coding sequence ATGTTGATGCCCACAGACAATCCCTTGCCGCTGCCGATCGAGGCCGAACGGGTGACCGACGCGCCGCGCAATGTGCCCACTGGCCCGAGCTTTCAGGTCATCGAGGAAACCACTTGGGAAAAACTGGAAGCCTCCGGGCGGCAATTGCCTTTTGAGCGGCCCGTGCTCGTCAAGGGCGGCGTCAAGCATTGGCCGGCCTTCAGCAAGTGGTCATTCGAGCATCTCGCCAATGTCTGCGAGAGCAAAGGCTCCGAAGCCCCGGTGAAATTCACCGACGGCCTGGTCGAGCAAGGCGTGACCAAGGGCCGGCCTTTTTTGCCGGTGGCGCCTTACCTGCGCGAACTCAGCAAGCAATCGCTCGCCACACCCGACCCCGCCGCAGGCCTGCTGCCCAAGGCACGGCTGGAGCAGCTGCGCCAGCAACCCGGCGAGCGCTTTCACCTGAACTGGGCGCACATGCAGTCCTTCAAGCCCACCACGCTGTACCTGGCGCAGTGGGACATCCTGGAAACATTCCCCGACCTGCGCAAGGACCTGATGATCAAGAGCCTGTGGCCCGGCCAGCGCCTGACCTGGGAATACGTCTTCATGGGCCCGGCCAACACCGTCACCGGCCTGCACAACGACTTTCCGCACAACTGGTTTTGCCAGCTCAAAGGCACCAAGGAGTTCATCCTCTTCCCGCCCGACCAGCGCCAGCACATGTGCCCCGCCAAAAAATACGACTGGGGCGCCACGCTCAGCGACATCAACGTCTCGCGCCTGCCCGAACAAGCGAAGGAACTCGCCTCCTTCGAAAAAGCCAACGGCATTTATGCCCGTGTGGAAGCCGGCGACGCCCTGTTTGTGCCCCGCCGCACCTGGCATTCGGTGGTGTCGGTGGAGCCGTCGATCAGCTTGGGCATGTTCGGCCTTACGCCGTATGAAGTCGCCACCGGCGGCGCCTGGGCGACGCTGCGGGACTGGGCGCATCATTTGCGCCTTTACGCCTGGAACAACTGCACCTGCCACCAAAAGAAGTAG
- a CDS encoding 3-deoxy-D-manno-octulosonic acid transferase, protein MSAFAFKLYSLLMWLGQPLLRRKLARRGKQEPGYLEAVEERFGRYTQPAETVSELVWVHAVSLGETRTAAILLKALRAQHPGLRILLTHGTATGRAEGVALLQPGDVQVWQPWDSAGAVARFFDHFKPRLGLLMETEIWPTLVSTAEARGMPLVLVNGRLSEKSLQQALKMSPLSMPAYAALSAVYAQTDDDARRFRQAGAVVAGVFGNLKFDAAADDAQQEKGKVWRRTLAQPVLMFASSREGEEDMFFKEISAVAQSEHGQDAIKTVANAEGTGSRFKVLLVPRHPQRFNEVEALAQQHGLRVSRRSGWDDAAGGPAASDDAQQADVWLGDSLGEMALYFSMSDVALLGGSFAPLGGQNLIEAAACGCPVVMGPHTFNFTEAAELAVEEGAARRVVDMEQGVRAARKLMDRPDARARAVAAGLAFADRNRGATGKTVSALENFLKAPA, encoded by the coding sequence ATGAGCGCGTTTGCTTTCAAGCTGTATTCGCTGCTGATGTGGCTGGGCCAGCCGCTGCTGCGCCGCAAGCTGGCGCGGCGCGGCAAGCAGGAGCCGGGTTACCTCGAGGCGGTGGAAGAGCGCTTTGGCCGCTACACCCAGCCGGCTGAAACGGTTTCTGAACTGGTCTGGGTGCACGCCGTGTCGCTGGGCGAGACCCGCACGGCGGCCATCTTGCTGAAGGCGCTGCGTGCGCAGCACCCGGGCCTGCGCATTTTGCTGACGCACGGCACCGCCACCGGCCGCGCTGAGGGCGTGGCTTTGCTGCAGCCTGGCGACGTGCAGGTGTGGCAGCCCTGGGACAGCGCGGGCGCGGTGGCGCGCTTCTTTGATCACTTCAAGCCGCGTCTCGGCCTCCTGATGGAAACCGAAATCTGGCCCACGCTGGTCAGCACTGCCGAGGCGCGCGGCATGCCGCTGGTGCTCGTCAACGGGCGCCTGTCTGAAAAATCGCTGCAACAGGCGCTGAAGATGTCGCCGCTTTCGATGCCTGCCTACGCCGCCTTGTCGGCGGTGTATGCGCAGACGGACGACGACGCCCGGCGCTTTCGCCAGGCGGGCGCCGTGGTGGCGGGAGTGTTTGGCAATTTGAAATTCGACGCTGCCGCAGACGACGCCCAGCAGGAAAAAGGCAAGGTCTGGCGCCGCACGCTGGCGCAGCCGGTGCTGATGTTCGCCAGCTCGCGTGAGGGCGAAGAGGACATGTTTTTTAAGGAAATAAGTGCTGTAGCCCAATCAGAGCATGGACAAGACGCTATCAAAACAGTAGCGAATGCCGAAGGCACGGGAAGCCGCTTCAAGGTACTGCTGGTGCCGCGCCACCCGCAGCGCTTCAATGAGGTCGAGGCGCTGGCCCAGCAGCATGGCCTGCGCGTCTCGCGCCGCTCCGGCTGGGACGATGCCGCCGGCGGCCCCGCGGCCAGCGACGACGCGCAGCAGGCCGACGTGTGGCTCGGTGATTCGCTCGGCGAGATGGCGCTGTATTTCTCGATGAGCGACGTCGCCCTGCTGGGCGGCAGCTTTGCGCCACTGGGTGGGCAAAACCTGATCGAAGCTGCCGCCTGCGGCTGCCCGGTGGTGATGGGCCCCCACACCTTCAACTTCACCGAAGCGGCTGAGCTGGCGGTCGAAGAAGGCGCTGCCCGGCGTGTGGTCGACATGGAGCAGGGCGTGCGCGCCGCTAGAAAGCTGATGGACAGACCCGACGCACGCGCCCGGGCAGTGGCGGCTGGGCTGGCTTTTGCGGACCGTAACCGCGGAGCTACGGGGAAGACGGTGAGTGCCCTGGAGAATTTCCTCAAGGCGCCGGCCTGA